Proteins found in one Lycium ferocissimum isolate CSIRO_LF1 chromosome 6, AGI_CSIRO_Lferr_CH_V1, whole genome shotgun sequence genomic segment:
- the LOC132059420 gene encoding F-box/FBD/LRR-repeat protein At1g13570-like, producing the protein MMPPKERKRCRSLPLDVLSNLPDNVIDIILMCLPCKDAVRTSILSMKWRYHWCRLTELTLDESLWETQKDLQNPTVKFTKIIYQLLSLHEGPITKFTLKIDFLKESCPTIDNFIYFLSRNYIQDLVLHLPWRKLYKLPSSLFTCSQLRHLNLHYCSIHHPLNFQGFDRLISLELCGVAISSELLESLISHCPLLEQLVLDTAGNSDKILINAPMLRSFDVRGDISSICLKNVPRLVKVSLAGYNMRAEDLDFATVFESCFALEHLLLNFFNSEIFAEEGYEAPTRLPFDLSVKRFYLLHIYLDDTYKLSYALCLIRSFPYLEYLEIQVHSEAEDDDSILESLELERFSDVTFNHLREVKLDCFGGTLPEMQLIKLLLAKSPMLVRMLIDRRCLDHEPLDTRLKIFAEVSSFSRASPKAEVVYDISKYQITYI; encoded by the exons ATGATGCCTCCTAAGGAAAGAAAGCGTTGTCGAAGTTTACCTCTTGATGTCCTCAGCAACCTTCCGGATAATGTAATCGATATCATTCTGATGTGTTTGCCTTGTAAAGATGCTGTGAGGACAAGCATCTTATCAATGAAATGGAGGTACCATTGGTGTAGACTTACAGAATTGACTCTTGATGAATCTCTTTGGGAAACACAAAAGGATTTACAAAACCCTACCGTTAAATTTACAAAGATTATCTATCAGCTTTTGTCCCTTCATGAAGGACCCATTACTAAGTTTACcctaaaaattgattttctaaaaGAAAGTTGTCCTACGATTGACAACTTTATATATTTCCTCTCTAGAAATTACATTCAAGATCTTGTTCTTCACCTTCCATGGAGAAAGCTATACAAATTGCCTTCTTCACTTTTCACATGTTCGCAGCTGAGACATCTAAATCTTCATTATTGCTCAATACATCATCCATTGAACTTTCAAGGATTTGATAGGTTAATTAGCCTGGAACTATGTGGAGTCGCAATTTCTTCTGAATTGCTGGAAAGTTTAATATCTCATTGCCCATTGCTTGAGCAGTTGGTCCTGGATACTGCAGGAAATTCAgacaaaattttaataaatgcCCCCATGTTGAGATCGTTTGATGTCAGAGGCGATATCAGTTCTATTTGCCTAAAGAATGTCCCTCGTCTGGTAAAAGTATCTCTGGCAGGTTACAATATGAGGGCAGAGGATCTTGATTTTGCAACGGTTTTTGAGTCTTGTTTTGCTCTTGAGCACCTCCTCTTGAACTTCTTTAATAGCGAG ATCTTTGCTGAAGAAGGATATGAAGCACCAACAAGGCTTCCCTTTGATCTTAGCGTCAAGCGATTTTATCTGCTTCATATTTATCTGGATGACACATATAAGCTTTCATATGCTCTTTGCTTGATAAGAAGCTTCCCATATTTAGAATATCTCGAAATACAG GTTCACAGTGAAGCTGAAGATGATGATAGTATTCTAGAATCCCTTGAACTCGAGCGTTTCTCAGACGTGACATTTAATCACCTCAGGGAAGTTAAGCTAGATTGCTTTGGAGGAACATTGCCTGAGATGCAACTTATCAAGCTTTTGTTAGCCAAGTCGCCAATGTTGGTGAGAATGCTAATCGATCGACGGTGTCTAGATCATGAACCTCTTGACACaagattaaaaatatttgcCGAGGTATCAAGTTTTTCACGTGCATCACCTAAAGCAGAAGTAGTCTATGATATATCCAAGTACCAGATAACATATATTTAA